In a single window of the Anaerotruncus rubiinfantis genome:
- a CDS encoding TRAP transporter small permease — protein sequence MDKKEPFYNQIEKWVIIILMIVMLVLLTITIVTRFLFSYTTSWTEQMTRLMLVWISFAGISWAGMLDVHMKVTAVSLLTKKNPQVFEYILIIGDLVATIYCFYLAYRIGITMQMTIEQYQVFTAMPWCPKWVMYLAGVLGMAGCGLRIVQRRVGYFKKRKGAANA from the coding sequence TTGGATAAAAAAGAGCCGTTTTATAATCAGATCGAAAAATGGGTCATCATCATCCTGATGATTGTTATGCTGGTGCTTCTGACCATCACCATCGTCACCCGTTTCCTGTTCTCCTACACCACCTCCTGGACCGAGCAGATGACCCGCCTGATGCTGGTGTGGATTTCGTTTGCAGGCATCAGCTGGGCGGGGATGCTGGATGTACATATGAAGGTCACCGCCGTCTCGCTGCTGACCAAAAAGAACCCGCAGGTATTCGAGTACATCCTGATAATCGGCGACTTGGTCGCCACCATCTACTGTTTCTATCTTGCCTACCGCATCGGAATCACCATGCAGATGACCATCGAGCAGTACCAGGTATTCACCGCAATGCCCTGGTGCCCCAAATGGGTGATGTACCTAGCGGGCGTGCTGGGGATGGCGGGCTGCGGTCTGCGGATTGTCCAGCGGCGGGTTGGCTACTTTAAAAAGAGGAAAGGAGCGGCAAACGCATGA
- a CDS encoding PucR family transcriptional regulator produces the protein MDHLMYEITQKLLETYPQLEVAVFDTTGKRICSYPGSPSRRLSASPHPPKILRGSHFTAAIPVPSHGAVAFDGKISDIQDPDTLYAFAKNYIKILQEQESIRWKLGIENAPCSVLLKSLFSISSDEDVSYVTRSAKAQGYDLELPRVILLIELSAAEASDRLLDSAMLGLPAEIRQLPFFSEQDIIGWGNDHQIAICKALGRPQDGTLRERFAPSLGELCTLLQTQYHICAKVSVSPPVQEIRRYVACLTIAQKTLMFAKRFGRDQMVHFYDDYLLETEISQLPPKVLDHFFASQVKVIERSSWMAETIDALVRHQMALDKVACTLYIHRNTLAFRLRQIRKTLRLDPVNRDSDYFTLMVLNIYLHLYHWDSIPASGG, from the coding sequence ATGGATCATTTGATGTATGAGATCACCCAAAAGCTGCTGGAAACCTATCCGCAGCTGGAGGTGGCTGTCTTTGATACCACAGGCAAACGCATTTGCAGCTATCCCGGGTCGCCCAGCAGGCGGCTTTCGGCCAGCCCGCATCCGCCCAAAATTCTCCGCGGCAGCCATTTCACCGCCGCCATCCCGGTGCCCAGCCACGGCGCGGTAGCCTTTGACGGTAAAATTTCCGATATTCAGGACCCGGATACCCTCTACGCCTTCGCCAAAAATTATATAAAAATCCTTCAGGAACAGGAGAGTATCCGCTGGAAACTCGGCATCGAAAACGCACCCTGCTCGGTACTGCTCAAATCGCTGTTCAGTATCTCGAGCGACGAGGACGTTTCCTATGTTACCCGCAGCGCCAAGGCACAGGGCTATGATCTTGAATTGCCGCGGGTGATCCTTCTAATCGAACTGAGTGCCGCCGAAGCCAGCGACCGGCTGCTTGACAGCGCGATGCTTGGCCTTCCCGCCGAAATCCGCCAACTGCCGTTCTTTTCGGAGCAGGATATCATCGGCTGGGGCAACGACCACCAGATTGCAATCTGCAAGGCTCTCGGCCGCCCGCAGGACGGCACCCTGCGTGAGCGTTTCGCGCCATCTCTGGGGGAACTGTGCACCCTGTTACAGACCCAATACCATATTTGTGCAAAGGTCAGCGTCAGCCCCCCGGTGCAGGAAATCCGGCGCTACGTCGCCTGTTTGACCATCGCCCAAAAGACGCTGATGTTTGCCAAAAGATTCGGCCGTGACCAGATGGTTCACTTTTACGACGATTACCTGCTCGAAACCGAGATTTCCCAGCTGCCGCCCAAGGTGCTCGATCATTTTTTTGCCAGCCAGGTCAAAGTCATTGAACGTTCCTCTTGGATGGCTGAGACAATCGACGCCCTGGTGCGCCATCAGATGGCGCTTGATAAGGTCGCCTGCACGCTGTATATCCACCGCAATACCCTTGCTTTCCGTCTTCGCCAAATCCGCAAAACGCTGCGCCTTGACCCGGTCAACCGCGACAGCGATTATTTTACCCTGATGGTGCTGAATATCTATCTGCACCTTTATCACTGGGATTCCATCCCAGCCAGCGGCGGCTGA
- a CDS encoding TRAP transporter substrate-binding protein: protein MKRGLSLILALMVSCSMLLSGCGAPASSTAVSAPADAASGEADHTQGDPVTIKIAHVSADGVPIDEFCDKLVEDFDNLTGGRITVQVFPASQMGNNSELLEQLQFGTLEMCISSVAFLGAFTDTTTLLDLPYLFKNEAAAEEVLDGEVGQSMFADLENSGFHGLAWLSTGWRHLTANKEIHKPADLAGLKIRVMENQMHIAHFNALGASAVPMAFSELYTALQNGTMDCQENPWANIDGNRLYEVQKYIIETGHIYDTSPLLASKSWWDTLSASDQELITQVITEGLAWERELSASNQDELREKIGSNGTNQVIQLTDEERQAFRDAAQPVYDEYGAPIQDLIDTVEAVNAKY, encoded by the coding sequence ATGAAAAGAGGACTCTCTCTGATCCTTGCACTGATGGTTAGCTGTTCGATGCTCCTGTCGGGTTGCGGGGCCCCGGCCAGCAGCACGGCGGTTTCCGCCCCGGCGGACGCGGCCAGCGGCGAGGCCGACCACACCCAGGGTGATCCGGTCACCATCAAAATCGCGCATGTTTCGGCCGATGGAGTGCCCATCGACGAGTTTTGCGACAAACTGGTGGAGGACTTTGACAACCTGACCGGCGGACGGATCACCGTGCAGGTGTTCCCGGCATCCCAGATGGGCAACAACAGTGAACTGCTCGAACAGCTGCAGTTTGGCACGCTGGAGATGTGTATCTCCTCGGTCGCTTTCCTGGGCGCGTTCACCGACACCACCACCCTGCTCGACCTGCCCTACCTCTTTAAAAACGAGGCCGCAGCCGAGGAGGTTCTGGACGGCGAGGTCGGCCAGTCGATGTTCGCCGATCTGGAGAACTCCGGTTTCCACGGACTGGCGTGGCTCTCGACCGGCTGGCGCCACCTGACCGCCAACAAGGAGATCCACAAACCGGCTGATCTCGCGGGTCTGAAAATCCGTGTGATGGAAAACCAGATGCACATCGCCCATTTCAACGCGCTGGGCGCGTCGGCTGTCCCGATGGCCTTCTCTGAGCTGTACACCGCGCTGCAGAACGGCACGATGGACTGCCAGGAGAACCCGTGGGCCAATATTGACGGCAACCGCCTGTATGAGGTACAGAAGTATATCATTGAGACCGGACACATCTATGACACCTCCCCGCTGCTTGCCTCCAAGTCCTGGTGGGATACCCTGTCCGCAAGCGATCAGGAGCTGATCACCCAGGTGATCACCGAGGGGCTAGCCTGGGAGCGTGAGCTGAGCGCAAGCAACCAGGACGAACTGCGCGAGAAGATCGGCAGCAACGGCACCAACCAGGTCATCCAACTGACCGATGAGGAACGCCAGGCGTTCCGCGATGCGGCGCAGCCGGTCTACGACGAGTACGGCGCACCCATCCAGGATCTGATCGACACCGTTGAGGCGGTCAACGCGAAATACTAA
- a CDS encoding TRAP transporter large permease, with translation MIILIMLGILFLCLIFTVPIAAALGISCISVFQIFYPGRDMVSMLAQATVTSIDSFSLLAIPFFMLVGSLMEGGGIAQKLVDVSNVVTGKRAGGLANAAVVASCFFAAISGSGPATAAAIGGVMCGAMQAQGYSKGYSGAIIAAGSTIGPVIPPSIPMIMYGITVGVSVSYMFMGGIIPGLLMGVVLIIWNKHVSKKRGYYNTDASESTTIQEKLGVLWRAIPAILMPIIVLGGIYSGVFTPTESAIIGCVYSLIVSTFVYRSLTWKAFKKALVDAGITSATIMILFGAANTFGRLLTMFNVPTMMTDFMFSVSQNKYVIMLLINLMLLLIGMFLDTISSILLFSPIFAPIAAAIGFDPLHFGIIMVINLCIGMITPPMGGNLFVAQRVSGSTFEEIFKDTLPMIIVLYLLLLVLIFVPDITMFLPRALGYIG, from the coding sequence ATGATTATCCTGATTATGCTCGGCATCCTGTTCCTCTGTCTGATCTTCACCGTGCCGATTGCAGCGGCGCTTGGCATCAGCTGTATTTCGGTGTTCCAGATCTTCTACCCCGGGCGTGATATGGTTTCGATGCTTGCGCAGGCCACCGTCACCAGCATCGACTCCTTCTCACTGCTGGCCATCCCGTTTTTCATGCTGGTGGGCAGCCTGATGGAGGGCGGCGGGATCGCCCAGAAACTGGTGGACGTGTCCAACGTCGTCACCGGCAAACGCGCCGGCGGCCTGGCCAACGCGGCGGTGGTGGCCAGCTGTTTCTTTGCGGCGATTTCCGGCTCCGGCCCCGCGACCGCCGCTGCCATCGGCGGGGTTATGTGCGGCGCGATGCAGGCGCAGGGCTACTCGAAAGGCTACAGCGGCGCGATCATCGCGGCCGGCTCGACCATCGGCCCAGTCATCCCGCCTTCCATCCCGATGATTATGTACGGCATCACCGTGGGCGTGTCGGTCTCCTATATGTTTATGGGCGGTATCATCCCCGGCCTGCTGATGGGCGTAGTACTCATCATCTGGAACAAACATGTCTCTAAAAAGCGCGGTTATTACAATACCGATGCCAGCGAATCGACCACTATCCAGGAAAAATTGGGAGTGCTCTGGCGGGCCATCCCTGCGATCCTGATGCCGATCATCGTGCTGGGGGGGATCTACTCGGGCGTATTTACCCCAACCGAAAGCGCGATCATCGGCTGTGTCTACTCGCTGATCGTCAGCACATTTGTCTACCGTTCGCTGACCTGGAAGGCATTCAAAAAGGCGCTGGTGGACGCGGGCATCACCTCGGCAACCATCATGATCCTATTCGGCGCGGCCAACACCTTCGGCCGTCTGCTGACCATGTTCAATGTCCCCACCATGATGACCGATTTCATGTTCTCGGTTTCGCAGAATAAATATGTCATCATGCTGCTCATCAACCTCATGTTGCTGCTGATTGGCATGTTCCTGGATACCATCTCTTCCATTCTGCTCTTTTCCCCCATCTTTGCACCGATTGCCGCGGCCATTGGGTTTGACCCGCTGCACTTTGGTATCATCATGGTCATCAACCTGTGTATCGGTATGATTACCCCACCGATGGGTGGCAACCTGTTTGTAGCACAGCGGGTGTCGGGGTCCACCTTTGAGGAGATCTTTAAAGACACCCTGCCGATGATTATCGTGCTTTATCTATTGCTGCTCGTGCTCATCTTTGTGCCGGACATCACCATGTTCCTGCCGCGCGCGCTGGGTTATATTGGATAA
- the dctP gene encoding TRAP transporter substrate-binding protein DctP: protein MQLDSQIYLNCAKYLSECMPCPVALFSPQGQPLACTHPIRAPFAQMVVRQCLDDPARSGQIAGSYGAQYAVLKGEDQQPLCILLFMEAAGQDGLLAPVRTLLLLLLQEHNLHAQLFFESDEHLSFVREILFSNAYQNVALREQAIRRQYPVSANRVVMLFDPLDDSLQELGERRETPLVSRKDLFSKTIAMAPGYHFDDIFDLLNLKRIVLLKMIPPEMSDFPEEYLYTFAQAVLAMMQRMDGGQFRVSIGSCYNELAEIRNSYEEACFIANHFDFFDIEDRGILFVTDHIADYLFSLLPDSYFAEKFAPLAPLTGSRSNLPQTLCALSRYNMNFQETARAMCLHRNTLLQRYSKMDTLTKLDPAKNRQDRVTARQYALFHRRRTIIRAGSIIRGKSILTQLYDWLAECISRNSDGAIQLEVQTVGLSGNNALLLEMLRQDKIDFCVGQAGMLLPLLGDAISIVDVPFLFPSPHQAIQILNGPVGQQLLAPLQDSGFYGLAFWSMGWRYFTSRSELPIRQPQDLNGRSVRIMRKPLLDAFIRYLGAEPCYISYDKLTDAIDSALVDVQENPYQNFYDMRLYESHRNLLELNMLFDSNVLLTSSRFWNRFSVSEQQTLSRSIQQTVTWNSSSFYHITAAAKPAILEKGVGIHIPSQKESLPWRRAAKEFILSSSYRQLYLDFLQKTEEGGELLDGSFDV from the coding sequence ATGCAGCTGGATTCTCAGATTTATCTGAATTGTGCAAAATATCTATCCGAATGTATGCCCTGCCCGGTGGCGCTCTTCAGCCCGCAAGGGCAGCCGCTGGCCTGCACCCATCCGATTCGCGCTCCTTTCGCGCAGATGGTGGTGCGGCAATGTTTGGACGACCCCGCGCGCAGCGGGCAGATTGCCGGTTCGTATGGCGCGCAATACGCGGTGCTCAAGGGTGAGGACCAGCAGCCGCTGTGCATCCTGCTGTTTATGGAGGCTGCCGGGCAAGACGGTCTGCTTGCGCCGGTGCGTACCCTGCTGCTGTTGCTGCTGCAGGAACATAACCTGCATGCCCAGCTGTTTTTCGAGTCGGATGAGCACCTTTCGTTTGTGCGGGAGATCCTGTTTTCGAACGCTTATCAGAATGTGGCGCTGCGCGAGCAGGCCATCCGCCGGCAGTATCCCGTCTCGGCCAACCGGGTGGTCATGCTCTTCGACCCGCTGGACGACTCCCTGCAGGAGCTGGGAGAGCGCCGCGAGACGCCGCTTGTCAGCCGCAAGGACCTTTTTTCCAAAACCATCGCGATGGCGCCCGGCTACCATTTTGATGACATCTTCGACCTGCTCAACCTCAAACGGATCGTGCTGCTCAAGATGATCCCGCCCGAAATGAGCGATTTCCCGGAGGAATACCTGTACACCTTTGCGCAGGCGGTGCTCGCCATGATGCAGCGAATGGACGGCGGGCAGTTCCGGGTCAGCATTGGCAGCTGCTACAACGAACTTGCCGAGATCCGCAACAGCTATGAGGAAGCCTGTTTTATCGCAAACCACTTCGATTTTTTTGATATCGAGGACCGCGGGATCCTTTTTGTAACCGACCATATTGCCGATTACCTGTTCAGCCTGCTGCCAGACAGTTATTTTGCTGAAAAATTTGCCCCGCTCGCCCCACTGACAGGCAGCCGTTCCAACCTGCCGCAGACGCTGTGCGCCCTTTCGCGCTACAACATGAATTTTCAGGAGACCGCCCGGGCGATGTGCCTGCACCGCAACACCCTGTTGCAGCGGTACAGCAAGATGGATACTTTAACCAAATTGGACCCGGCCAAAAACCGGCAGGACCGGGTCACGGCGCGGCAGTATGCGCTCTTTCACCGCCGCAGGACGATCATCCGCGCCGGCTCAATCATCCGGGGCAAGAGCATCCTCACGCAGCTTTATGACTGGCTAGCCGAGTGTATCTCCCGCAACAGTGACGGCGCCATCCAGCTCGAGGTGCAGACGGTGGGGCTTTCCGGCAATAACGCCCTGCTGTTGGAGATGCTCCGGCAGGACAAGATTGACTTCTGCGTTGGCCAGGCGGGGATGCTGCTGCCGCTGCTGGGTGATGCCATTTCGATTGTGGACGTGCCGTTCCTGTTTCCCTCGCCCCATCAGGCCATCCAAATCCTCAATGGCCCTGTGGGGCAGCAGCTGCTAGCGCCGCTGCAGGACAGCGGCTTTTATGGGCTGGCCTTCTGGAGCATGGGCTGGCGTTATTTTACCTCCCGCTCAGAGCTGCCCATCCGCCAGCCGCAAGACCTCAACGGGCGCAGCGTGCGGATTATGCGAAAACCGCTGCTGGATGCGTTCATCCGTTATCTGGGGGCGGAACCCTGCTACATCAGCTACGACAAGCTGACCGACGCAATTGACAGCGCGCTGGTCGATGTGCAGGAAAATCCCTACCAGAATTTTTATGATATGCGGCTGTATGAATCCCATCGCAATCTGCTTGAGTTAAATATGCTGTTTGACAGCAACGTCCTGCTGACCTCCTCGCGTTTTTGGAACCGCTTTTCGGTCAGTGAGCAGCAGACCCTTTCCCGCTCGATCCAGCAGACGGTTACGTGGAACAGCAGTTCGTTTTATCATATCACCGCGGCGGCCAAGCCGGCCATCCTGGAAAAAGGGGTGGGTATCCACATCCCCTCCCAGAAGGAAAGCCTCCCCTGGCGGCGCGCGGCAAAAGAATTTATTCTGTCCTCCAGCTATCGCCAGCTCTATCTGGACTTTTTGCAGAAAACCGAGGAAGGAGGGGAATTGCTGGATGGATCATTTGATGTATGA